The following are encoded in a window of Saccharothrix longispora genomic DNA:
- a CDS encoding STAS domain-containing protein translates to MERVPILQIEGILLVSIQIDLQDQSVLALQEDLAERISSSGAHGVVIDISAVEIVDSFIGRMFATIASLSKLFDADTVVVGMRPAVAITLVELGLTLGGVRTALNLERGMKILRELGERRRGHL, encoded by the coding sequence ATGGAACGCGTGCCGATCCTCCAGATCGAGGGCATCCTGCTGGTGTCCATCCAGATCGACCTCCAGGACCAGAGCGTGCTCGCGCTCCAGGAGGACCTGGCGGAGCGGATCTCCAGCAGCGGCGCGCACGGCGTGGTGATCGACATCTCGGCGGTGGAGATCGTGGACTCCTTCATCGGCCGGATGTTCGCCACCATCGCCTCGCTGTCGAAGCTGTTCGACGCCGACACCGTCGTGGTAGGGATGCGGCCCGCCGTGGCGATCACGCTGGTCGAGCTGGGCCTCACGCTGGGTGGCGTGCGCACCGCGCTCAACCTCGAACGGGGCATGAAGATCCTGCGCGAGCTGGGCGAACGGCGAAGAGGACACCTGTGA
- a CDS encoding helix-turn-helix domain-containing protein, translating into MIRWTTTGVHPASSIMRARVLLALDTSAGEPDSKEVVAARLGVSGETLRLVARRFAETGGDVLATISRKKRDLPPVPSPVTGEVEARLIALACSAPPEGYARWSLRLLEKHVQLTEDIPDLDHSTIGRVLKKRNCVLI; encoded by the coding sequence TTGATCCGGTGGACCACGACGGGTGTGCATCCGGCGTCGTCGATCATGCGGGCCCGGGTGCTGCTCGCGCTGGACACCTCGGCAGGCGAGCCTGATTCGAAGGAAGTGGTCGCGGCGCGGCTCGGGGTCTCGGGCGAGACGCTGCGGCTGGTCGCCAGGCGGTTCGCCGAGACCGGCGGCGATGTCCTGGCCACGATCTCGCGCAAGAAGCGCGACCTTCCGCCGGTGCCGTCCCCGGTGACCGGGGAGGTGGAGGCCCGGCTGATTGCCCTGGCGTGCTCGGCGCCGCCGGAGGGGTATGCCCGGTGGTCGTTGCGACTGCTGGAGAAACACGTCCAGCTCACCGAGGACATCCCGGACCTGGACCACTCGACCATCGGCCGGGTTTTGAAAAAACGGAACTGCGTCCTCATCTGA
- the ltrA gene encoding group II intron reverse transcriptase/maturase codes for MQTKLHQWAASDVGRRFDDLFNLVCHPDFLAVAWERVTGNKGARTPGVDRVAPRFISEPTEVTDFLSTTRDLLRSREFAPLPVRERLIPKGGQPGRFRRLGIPSARDRLVQAALVLVLEPIFEADFKPVSYGFRPKRRAQDAIAEIHFYGTGSRSYEWVFEADIAACFDELSHSAILDRVRRRVSDKRVLSLVKSFLKAGVMSEAGQYQGTVAGTPQGGIVSPLLANIALSALDEHFLAKDDHGTPWRREVHRKRGGSFYRIVRYADDFVILVKGGREHADALWDEVRQVLAPLGLRLSESKTRVCRFDEGFDFLGFRIQRRRRKGTNTSTAYTYPSKKALLSVMTKVRMLTNRIKNASLEMLLRQLNPLLRGWCAYFRHGVSKATFGYVDMFAWRRVTEWLRKRHPRMTWKELYRRYLTGRPGNRPQENGIVMFDAATVEVTRYRWRANKIPTPWTQRTTQ; via the coding sequence ATGCAGACCAAACTGCACCAGTGGGCGGCCAGCGACGTTGGCCGCCGGTTTGATGATCTGTTCAACCTCGTGTGTCATCCGGATTTCCTGGCGGTAGCGTGGGAAAGGGTGACGGGGAACAAGGGCGCACGCACTCCGGGGGTGGACCGGGTAGCTCCGCGGTTCATTTCCGAGCCTACGGAGGTCACTGACTTTCTGAGTACCACTCGGGATTTGTTGCGGTCTCGGGAGTTTGCTCCGCTTCCGGTGCGGGAGCGGTTGATTCCCAAGGGTGGGCAGCCGGGAAGGTTCAGGAGGCTCGGGATTCCGTCGGCACGGGACCGGTTGGTGCAAGCGGCTTTGGTGCTGGTGTTGGAGCCGATTTTCGAGGCGGATTTCAAGCCCGTCTCCTACGGATTCCGCCCGAAACGTCGAGCGCAGGACGCGATCGCGGAGATCCACTTCTACGGGACGGGTTCCCGCAGCTACGAGTGGGTGTTCGAGGCGGATATCGCGGCCTGTTTCGACGAGTTGTCGCACTCGGCGATCCTTGACCGGGTGCGGCGGCGGGTCAGCGACAAGCGAGTCCTGTCCTTGGTGAAGTCCTTCTTGAAAGCGGGCGTCATGTCCGAAGCGGGGCAGTATCAAGGAACGGTTGCCGGCACACCGCAAGGCGGTATCGTGTCGCCGCTGCTGGCGAACATCGCGCTCTCGGCGTTGGATGAGCATTTCCTCGCCAAGGACGACCACGGGACTCCGTGGCGGCGTGAGGTTCACCGGAAACGCGGCGGGTCCTTCTACAGGATCGTCCGCTACGCGGACGATTTCGTGATCCTGGTGAAGGGCGGCCGCGAGCACGCGGACGCACTCTGGGACGAAGTGCGGCAGGTGCTGGCCCCACTCGGGTTGCGTCTGTCCGAATCGAAGACCAGGGTATGCCGCTTTGACGAGGGGTTCGACTTTCTTGGATTCCGCATCCAGCGGCGTCGACGAAAGGGAACAAACACGTCAACGGCCTACACCTACCCGTCCAAGAAGGCGTTGCTTTCGGTGATGACCAAGGTGCGGATGTTGACGAACAGAATCAAGAATGCCTCATTGGAAATGTTGTTGAGACAGCTCAATCCGTTACTCCGTGGATGGTGCGCCTACTTCAGACACGGCGTGTCCAAAGCGACATTCGGATACGTCGACATGTTCGCATGGCGGCGTGTCACGGAGTGGCTGAGGAAACGGCATCCTCGGATGACATGGAAAGAGTTGTACCGGCGTTACTTGACCGGGAGGCCAGGCAACCGGCCACAGGAAAACGGAATCGTCATGTTCGACGCCGCCACGGTCGAGGTCACCCGATACCGATGGCGGGCGAACAAGATCCCCACCCCGTGGACTCAGCGAACAACCCAATGA
- a CDS encoding NACHT domain-containing protein produces MEEQGPATTGFFRPDLDNVYVDVRVSPEAPQLVPTGLVAEMIADDPQKRRNLQEFINQSVPSVLAVVGAPGSGKTTLLRKTALDICKKSKARRDVPLLLYLRDHVTLIVQDPQVDIVTLVRRHLERFRVEDPPGWFDRRLRAGKCVVLLDGLDEVADEADRRAVSEWVGHQVDKYHKNDFVITSRPQGYLTAKVDKALVLKVQPFTSDQTTRFVHRWYEAIESRAAGVGDDAVMLRAAAAANDLLDRLDNTPALYELTVNPLLLTMIVNVHRYRGALPGRRVDLYGEICEVMLWRRQEVKNWRLKWAATRRKRCCDCSPTR; encoded by the coding sequence GTGGAGGAGCAAGGCCCCGCCACGACCGGATTCTTCCGCCCAGACCTGGACAACGTTTACGTTGACGTCCGAGTGTCCCCGGAAGCGCCGCAACTGGTTCCCACCGGCCTGGTGGCCGAAATGATCGCAGACGACCCACAGAAGCGCCGCAACCTCCAAGAGTTTATCAACCAGTCGGTGCCGAGTGTGTTGGCCGTAGTCGGAGCGCCCGGGAGCGGGAAGACGACGCTGCTACGGAAGACCGCTCTCGACATCTGCAAGAAGTCCAAGGCCAGGCGGGATGTTCCGCTTCTGCTGTACTTGCGGGATCACGTCACCCTGATCGTGCAAGACCCCCAGGTCGATATCGTCACACTGGTGCGTCGTCATCTTGAACGCTTCCGCGTCGAAGATCCACCAGGCTGGTTCGACCGCCGGTTGCGTGCTGGCAAGTGCGTAGTGTTGCTGGACGGTTTGGACGAGGTGGCGGACGAAGCGGATCGGCGAGCTGTGTCTGAGTGGGTCGGACACCAAGTGGATAAGTATCACAAGAACGACTTCGTGATCACCTCGCGCCCGCAAGGATACTTGACAGCCAAGGTCGACAAAGCTTTGGTGCTCAAAGTCCAACCCTTTACGTCTGATCAAACGACCCGCTTCGTCCACCGATGGTATGAGGCCATCGAAAGTCGGGCTGCCGGTGTGGGTGATGATGCCGTGATGTTGCGTGCCGCTGCTGCGGCGAACGACCTGCTTGATCGGCTTGATAACACGCCAGCGCTTTACGAGTTGACGGTGAATCCCTTGCTCTTAACGATGATCGTCAACGTGCATCGATACCGGGGAGCGTTGCCGGGGCGTCGGGTCGACTTGTATGGTGAGATTTGTGAGGTCATGCTCTGGCGCCGCCAGGAGGTCAAAAATTGGCGGTTGAAGTGGGCGGCAACAAGAAGGAAGCGCTGTTGCGACTGCTCGCCTACAAGATGA
- a CDS encoding alkaline phosphatase family protein, translating into MDPVVPRYGAGSLSDVVPSLLAGLGVPGAVDVLGLAGPARVCVLLVDGLGWELLREHPADAPFLSSLPGPPITAGFPATTATSLASLGTGVPSGEHGLVGYSFEAGDEVLDALRWSRYGVPDHVDLRSALVPEEVQPRETVFERAAAAGVAVRQVLPREHRGSGLSRAVLRGGSFDGVLGFGDLVARVSSALWSAERVLCYAYHADLDALGHVYGPGSEPWRWQLRFVDRVAAGIADGLPPDGALVVTADHGMVAVDDLVDLDSDPAAALREGVRAFAGEARVRHVHTSSPDAVRSRWESVLGDRAWVVSRAEAVAASWFGPRVDDRVLPRVGDLVVAARGSLGLVRTRAEPALSGLVGQHGSLTAAEQHIPLLVASGGG; encoded by the coding sequence ATGGACCCGGTGGTGCCCCGGTACGGGGCCGGCTCGCTGTCCGACGTGGTGCCCTCGCTGCTGGCCGGCCTGGGCGTGCCGGGAGCGGTGGACGTCCTGGGCCTGGCCGGCCCGGCCCGCGTGTGCGTGCTGCTCGTCGACGGGCTCGGCTGGGAGCTGCTGCGCGAGCACCCGGCCGACGCGCCGTTCCTCTCGTCGCTGCCCGGCCCGCCGATCACGGCCGGGTTCCCCGCCACCACGGCCACCAGCCTCGCCTCGCTGGGCACGGGCGTGCCCAGCGGCGAGCACGGGCTGGTGGGGTACTCGTTCGAGGCGGGCGACGAGGTGCTCGACGCGCTGCGCTGGAGCCGCTACGGGGTGCCCGACCACGTCGACCTGCGCTCCGCGCTGGTGCCGGAGGAGGTGCAGCCCCGGGAGACGGTGTTCGAGCGGGCCGCGGCTGCCGGCGTGGCGGTGCGGCAGGTGCTGCCGAGGGAGCACCGGGGCAGCGGGCTGTCCCGGGCGGTGCTGCGCGGCGGGTCGTTCGACGGCGTGCTCGGGTTCGGCGACCTCGTGGCACGGGTGTCGTCGGCGCTGTGGTCGGCCGAGCGGGTCCTGTGCTACGCCTACCACGCGGACCTGGACGCGCTCGGCCACGTGTACGGGCCGGGCAGCGAACCGTGGCGGTGGCAGCTGCGGTTCGTGGACCGGGTGGCGGCGGGCATCGCGGACGGCCTGCCGCCCGACGGCGCGCTGGTGGTGACCGCCGACCACGGCATGGTGGCCGTCGACGACCTGGTCGACCTGGACTCGGACCCGGCCGCCGCGCTGCGCGAGGGGGTGCGGGCGTTCGCCGGGGAGGCCCGCGTGCGGCACGTCCACACGTCGTCGCCGGACGCGGTCCGGTCCCGCTGGGAGTCGGTGCTGGGCGACCGGGCGTGGGTCGTGTCGCGGGCCGAGGCGGTGGCGGCGAGCTGGTTCGGGCCGCGGGTGGACGACCGGGTCCTGCCGCGCGTGGGCGACCTGGTGGTGGCCGCGCGGGGGTCGCTCGGCCTGGTCCGGACGCGGGCGGAACCGGCGTTGAGCGGGTTGGTCGGGCAGCACGGTTCGCTGACGGCGGCCGAGCAGCACATCCCGCTGCTGGTGGCGTCCGGCGGCGGCTGA
- a CDS encoding IS630 family transposase has product MVVATAGETRPAHRGHPGPGPLDHRPGFEKTELRPHLRKSWNIPPRANAEFAARMEDVLAVYARPHDPARPVVCMDEKPFQLLGQVRDPLPARPGKDAREDSEYARCGTCSIFVWAEPLRGWRRVHALAQRTKIDWAGQVKHLLTVDYPDAETVVLVMDNLNTHGIASLYEAFEPGEAFALAQRLEIHHTPKHGSWLNIAEIELSALSRQCLDRRISDLDTLNAELAAWQHATNANQRGVDWQFTTDDARVKLRHLYPKG; this is encoded by the coding sequence GTGGTCGTTGCGACTGCTGGAGAAACACGTCCAGCTCACCGAGGACATCCCGGACCTGGACCACTCGACCATCGGCCGGGTTTTGAAAAAACGGAACTGCGTCCTCATCTGAGGAAGTCCTGGAACATCCCGCCGCGGGCCAACGCCGAGTTCGCCGCCCGCATGGAGGACGTCCTCGCCGTCTACGCCCGGCCGCACGACCCCGCCCGTCCCGTGGTGTGCATGGACGAGAAACCCTTCCAGCTCCTCGGCCAGGTCCGCGACCCGCTGCCGGCCCGGCCGGGCAAGGATGCCCGCGAGGACAGCGAATACGCCCGGTGCGGCACCTGCTCGATCTTCGTGTGGGCCGAGCCCTTACGCGGATGGCGCCGCGTGCACGCCCTGGCCCAGCGCACCAAGATCGACTGGGCAGGGCAGGTCAAACACCTGCTGACCGTGGACTATCCCGACGCCGAGACCGTGGTACTGGTCATGGACAACCTCAACACCCACGGCATCGCCTCGCTCTACGAGGCCTTCGAACCCGGCGAGGCCTTCGCCCTGGCCCAGCGCCTGGAGATCCACCACACCCCCAAACACGGGTCCTGGCTCAACATCGCCGAGATCGAACTGTCCGCACTGTCCCGGCAATGCCTCGACCGCCGCATCAGCGACCTCGACACCCTCAACGCCGAACTCGCCGCCTGGCAACACGCCACCAACGCCAACCAGCGGGGAGTCGACTGGCAGTTCACCACCGACGACGCACGCGTCAAACTCCGCCACCTATACCCCAAAGGTTAG
- a CDS encoding IS630 family transposase, producing MGRRPEVFVRPLSMEEGRKLARIGRTAKDPVRLRRAIVVLMSAQGQAVPDITSLMQVSADYVRDVIHAFNERGFAALDPKWSGGRPKTIGEAIRERICLIARTSPASWGITAFSTWSLSKLRDHLLDRGTVAAISRETLRRILHAGGVSWQSTSTWKASTDPDFLTKMHRILDLYDHPPAGGRVICIDEFGPLNLMPRKGKVWRPTGSPRRLRATYNRHHGVMHMLAALDLTTGKIHYRIRRRKRHGELLDLLASLRARWPDQRLHLVMDNFSPHRHPDVRDWAAANDAELVFLPTYSSWLNWIEAEFTALRYFTLNGTDHRSHAEQNAAIAAYIRWRNARARPKTSFATDSPIRTWTDYPAKAA from the coding sequence GTGGGTCGTCGTCCGGAGGTGTTCGTCCGGCCCTTGTCCATGGAGGAGGGCCGCAAGCTGGCCCGGATCGGCCGGACCGCGAAGGACCCGGTGCGGTTGCGCCGGGCGATCGTGGTCCTGATGTCCGCCCAGGGTCAGGCAGTACCTGACATCACATCGTTGATGCAGGTCAGCGCCGACTATGTGCGTGATGTGATACATGCGTTCAACGAGCGGGGGTTCGCGGCGCTGGACCCAAAATGGAGCGGGGGACGCCCGAAGACGATCGGTGAGGCGATCCGTGAACGGATCTGCCTGATCGCCCGGACCTCCCCCGCCTCCTGGGGCATCACCGCGTTCTCCACCTGGTCGCTGTCCAAGCTGCGCGACCACCTGCTCGACCGCGGGACCGTGGCGGCGATCAGCCGGGAGACCCTGCGCCGCATCCTGCACGCAGGTGGCGTGTCCTGGCAGAGCACCTCCACTTGGAAGGCCTCCACCGACCCGGACTTCCTCACGAAGATGCACCGGATCCTGGACCTCTACGACCACCCGCCCGCCGGGGGCCGGGTGATCTGCATCGACGAGTTCGGACCACTCAACCTGATGCCCCGTAAGGGCAAGGTCTGGCGGCCGACCGGCTCACCACGGCGATTACGGGCCACCTACAACCGCCACCACGGCGTCATGCACATGCTGGCCGCACTCGACCTGACCACCGGGAAGATCCACTATCGGATCCGGCGTCGCAAACGCCACGGCGAACTCCTCGACCTGCTCGCGAGTCTGCGGGCCCGTTGGCCGGACCAACGCCTCCACCTGGTCATGGACAACTTCTCGCCCCACCGCCACCCCGACGTCCGCGACTGGGCCGCCGCCAACGACGCCGAGCTGGTGTTCCTGCCGACCTACAGCTCCTGGCTGAACTGGATCGAGGCCGAGTTCACCGCCCTGCGCTACTTCACCCTCAACGGCACCGACCACCGCAGCCACGCCGAGCAGAACGCCGCCATCGCCGCCTACATCCGCTGGCGCAACGCCCGAGCCCGACCCAAGACCAGCTTCGCCACCGACTCACCCATCCGCACCTGGACCGATTACCCGGCCAAGGCTGCGTGA
- a CDS encoding STAS domain-containing protein produces the protein MTGLLRDNADALVERWVATVASTVRGRATGAELERDFREFLAALLPVADADGRDVTSARFAELRSVLEEMSRSRARAGYTPAETASSVFALKRVVFELTGNDDDPELFKQLLAFSELLDAFGLITFETYARAREEIIKEQSEQLLELTTPVVKLWEGVLAVPLVGTLDSARTQVVMEKLLETLVETGSEQAIIDITGVLAVDTQVAQHLLKTVVAARLMGAECTISGIRPQIAQTIVELGIEFGDITTKASLADALRHALRKEGADIVRVNR, from the coding sequence TTGACGGGGTTGCTGCGCGACAACGCGGACGCCCTGGTGGAGCGGTGGGTCGCGACCGTGGCGTCGACCGTGCGCGGTCGGGCGACCGGCGCGGAGCTGGAGCGCGACTTCCGGGAATTCCTGGCCGCGCTGCTGCCCGTCGCGGACGCCGACGGGCGCGACGTGACCTCCGCTCGGTTCGCCGAGCTGCGGTCGGTGCTGGAGGAGATGTCGCGGTCGCGGGCCCGCGCCGGCTACACGCCCGCGGAGACCGCGTCGAGCGTGTTCGCGCTCAAGCGCGTGGTGTTCGAGCTCACCGGCAACGACGACGACCCGGAGCTGTTCAAGCAGCTCCTGGCGTTCTCGGAGCTGCTCGACGCGTTCGGCCTCATCACGTTCGAGACCTACGCCCGCGCCCGCGAGGAGATCATCAAGGAGCAGTCGGAGCAGCTCCTGGAGCTGACCACGCCGGTGGTCAAGCTGTGGGAGGGCGTGCTGGCCGTGCCGCTGGTGGGCACGCTGGACTCGGCGCGCACCCAGGTCGTCATGGAGAAGCTGCTGGAGACGCTGGTCGAGACCGGCTCCGAGCAGGCGATCATCGACATCACCGGCGTGCTCGCGGTGGACACCCAGGTCGCGCAGCACCTGCTCAAGACCGTGGTCGCGGCCCGCCTGATGGGCGCGGAGTGCACCATTTCGGGCATCCGGCCGCAGATCGCCCAGACGATCGTGGAGCTGGGCATCGAGTTCGGTGACATCACCACCAAGGCGTCACTGGCCGACGCGCTGCGCCACGCCCTGCGCAAGGAGGGCGCGGACATCGTGCGGGTGAACCGCTGA
- a CDS encoding DEAD/DEAH box helicase, with protein MDTSVPGVVQARWGVRPEPAIARYAEPGWQLSPVPIDRRCPRCEGELHGLYRAHPDRGRQQLQAAVACPACPATFTLRELKLAQKSVLGELRPEAVTRRLAEDAQLEALARSTRARPRPAAGQPPLIGPPAVEPPVVASGPPRPRRAVPVVEEGPPDDAELPSVDFAARAREEAEAARGAAGQDAAGQDSAGQDTARPAPAAAGEVVAEAEPARPARRVSTVAMAARIRSILSGSDEAPTARSGELPVLPTTAAEIRRPVWWVKTVDPAMDLPDVPPGVDTRVVLPDRPEFDDLRARLTDAGVPFRAIRHWLEQEDVTTGSASAWLSEVGGVVPERCEPVTGEAARAARLAFEVLWDLHEPAGEAPDPVPADGAVPADWIRFLPFPVLNPAQTQAAPHLVDSDSHLLITAPTGAGKTAMGMLAVLKAILEEGRKAAWLVPQRSLTDELDRELETWRSQGLRVERLSGEYAVDVEAVKAADLWVATTEKFEAICRAGSLQAALGEVGCLVVDEIHLLGSPGRGALLEALLARVRGADSPVRIVGLSATVSNAAEVAEWLEAELVATTWRPSRVTWQLPTIPAASGFAANNRLREQVVLDLTHRHTAEGGSVLVFCGSKRNVRSTAMAIAADRGAPVHTVAADDIDGLTKVCAEVGVRLHYADYEHKHAAERAFRGREADVLVATSTVAAGVNLPARAVVVRDVSIGGEPMDTSTVLQMFGRAGRIGAGETEGWSYLVVDETQRADWQTRLVAGYSVYSRIRESLPDHVLAEVLQGRIQTVDDARAWWVETLAHAQGDDDAEPVQEAVRFLVDEGHLTSVDGRLAITELGRLTARMMVSTHTGHRLRRTLGLLPVPRDADSAELALSLVLSVAVRDLAGIPVPEAVRPAVATVIKAGGRTSRITNTTSVKGLGSQTTTAPGDLAWAALLLVSRSPHLFDASRPARRVAGGIPLVSLHAVFEQAPRFLAWLAAQGVLGTVHPWIAIVAADLDHRVRWRSLAPARGAGRLLWMCEEMATRPHLREVVPDLFRTAVARGVRSPDWPPGRSPAGCVLDHAGYTALLRERTTTCTLAAHTTEATVTGGTGGTAVAWRGRSCTPPTTSASTLAYPDSDDDSPETGVAVFTRRGDHRATGWLAAYSAITPPEESPEPPHPRRHGLGR; from the coding sequence GTGGACACGTCGGTCCCCGGGGTCGTGCAGGCCCGGTGGGGTGTCCGGCCGGAGCCCGCCATCGCCCGGTACGCCGAGCCGGGGTGGCAGCTCTCGCCCGTGCCGATCGACCGCCGCTGCCCGCGCTGCGAGGGCGAGCTGCACGGCCTCTACCGCGCCCACCCCGACCGGGGGCGGCAGCAGTTGCAGGCGGCCGTGGCGTGCCCCGCCTGCCCCGCGACGTTCACGCTGCGCGAGCTGAAGCTGGCGCAGAAGTCGGTGCTGGGCGAGCTGCGGCCGGAGGCCGTGACGCGCCGCCTGGCGGAGGACGCGCAGCTCGAAGCCCTGGCCCGCAGCACGCGCGCCCGGCCGCGCCCCGCGGCCGGGCAGCCCCCGCTGATCGGGCCTCCCGCGGTCGAGCCGCCGGTGGTCGCTTCGGGGCCGCCGAGGCCCCGGCGGGCGGTCCCGGTGGTCGAGGAGGGACCGCCGGACGACGCCGAGCTGCCGAGCGTCGACTTCGCGGCGCGGGCGCGGGAGGAGGCCGAGGCCGCCCGAGGCGCGGCAGGGCAGGACGCGGCAGGGCAGGACAGCGCAGGGCAGGACACCGCCAGGCCGGCCCCCGCGGCGGCCGGGGAGGTCGTCGCCGAGGCGGAACCGGCGCGGCCCGCCCGGCGGGTGTCGACCGTCGCCATGGCGGCCCGCATCCGGTCGATCCTCAGCGGCTCGGACGAGGCGCCCACCGCCCGCTCGGGCGAGCTGCCCGTGCTGCCGACGACGGCGGCCGAGATCCGCCGGCCGGTGTGGTGGGTCAAGACCGTCGACCCGGCGATGGACCTGCCCGACGTGCCGCCCGGCGTGGACACCCGGGTCGTGCTGCCCGACCGGCCCGAGTTCGACGACCTGCGCGCCCGCCTGACCGACGCCGGCGTGCCGTTCCGCGCGATCCGGCACTGGTTGGAGCAGGAGGACGTGACGACCGGGTCGGCGTCCGCCTGGCTGTCCGAGGTCGGCGGCGTGGTGCCGGAGCGGTGCGAGCCCGTGACCGGGGAGGCGGCGCGGGCCGCGCGGCTGGCGTTCGAGGTGCTGTGGGACCTGCACGAACCGGCGGGCGAGGCGCCCGACCCGGTGCCGGCGGACGGCGCGGTGCCCGCCGACTGGATCAGGTTCCTGCCGTTCCCGGTGCTCAACCCGGCGCAGACGCAGGCCGCGCCGCACCTGGTGGACAGCGACTCCCACTTGTTGATCACCGCGCCGACCGGGGCGGGCAAGACGGCGATGGGCATGCTCGCGGTGCTCAAGGCCATCCTGGAGGAGGGCCGCAAGGCCGCCTGGCTCGTGCCGCAGCGCTCGCTGACCGACGAGCTCGACCGCGAGCTGGAGACGTGGCGGTCGCAGGGCCTGCGGGTCGAGCGCCTCTCCGGCGAGTACGCGGTGGACGTGGAGGCGGTCAAGGCCGCCGACCTGTGGGTGGCGACGACGGAGAAGTTCGAGGCGATCTGCCGGGCCGGTTCGCTCCAGGCCGCGCTGGGCGAGGTCGGCTGCCTGGTCGTGGACGAGATCCACCTGCTGGGGAGCCCGGGGCGCGGGGCGCTGCTGGAGGCGCTGCTGGCCCGGGTGCGCGGCGCGGACTCACCGGTGCGCATCGTCGGCCTGTCGGCGACCGTGTCGAACGCGGCCGAGGTGGCCGAGTGGCTGGAAGCCGAGCTGGTGGCCACGACGTGGCGGCCGTCACGGGTGACGTGGCAGCTGCCGACCATCCCGGCCGCGTCCGGGTTCGCCGCGAACAACCGGCTGCGCGAGCAGGTCGTGCTCGACCTGACGCACCGGCACACCGCCGAAGGCGGCAGCGTGCTGGTGTTCTGCGGCTCCAAGCGCAACGTCCGGTCCACCGCCATGGCGATCGCCGCCGACCGGGGCGCGCCCGTGCACACCGTGGCCGCGGACGACATCGACGGCCTGACGAAGGTGTGCGCCGAGGTGGGCGTGCGGCTGCACTACGCGGACTACGAGCACAAGCACGCGGCCGAGCGGGCGTTCCGGGGCCGTGAGGCGGACGTGCTGGTGGCGACCTCGACGGTGGCGGCGGGCGTGAACCTGCCCGCGCGGGCGGTCGTGGTGCGGGACGTGTCGATCGGCGGCGAGCCGATGGACACCTCCACGGTGCTCCAGATGTTCGGCCGCGCCGGGCGGATCGGCGCCGGGGAGACCGAGGGCTGGTCGTACCTGGTCGTCGACGAGACGCAGCGCGCCGACTGGCAGACCAGGCTGGTGGCCGGGTACTCGGTGTACTCGCGCATCCGCGAGTCGCTGCCCGACCACGTGCTGGCCGAGGTGCTCCAGGGCCGCATCCAGACCGTGGACGACGCGCGGGCGTGGTGGGTGGAGACGCTGGCGCACGCGCAGGGCGACGACGACGCCGAGCCGGTGCAGGAGGCCGTGCGGTTCCTGGTGGACGAGGGCCACCTGACCTCGGTCGACGGCCGGTTGGCGATCACCGAGCTGGGCCGGCTGACCGCGCGGATGATGGTGTCCACGCACACCGGGCACCGGCTGCGCCGCACGCTGGGCCTGCTGCCCGTGCCGCGCGACGCGGACTCGGCCGAGCTGGCGCTGAGCCTGGTGCTGTCGGTGGCGGTGCGGGACCTGGCGGGCATCCCGGTGCCGGAGGCGGTGCGCCCGGCCGTGGCGACGGTGATCAAGGCGGGCGGCAGGACGTCGCGGATCACGAACACCACCTCGGTCAAGGGCCTGGGCTCGCAGACCACCACCGCGCCCGGCGACCTGGCGTGGGCGGCGCTGCTGCTGGTGTCGCGGTCGCCGCACCTGTTCGACGCCTCCCGGCCGGCCCGGCGGGTCGCGGGCGGCATCCCGCTGGTGTCGCTGCACGCCGTGTTCGAGCAGGCGCCGAGGTTCCTGGCGTGGTTGGCGGCGCAGGGCGTGCTGGGCACCGTGCACCCGTGGATCGCGATCGTGGCCGCTGACCTGGACCACCGCGTCCGGTGGCGCTCGCTGGCCCCGGCGCGCGGCGCGGGCCGGCTGCTGTGGATGTGCGAGGAGATGGCGACCAGGCCGCACCTGCGCGAGGTGGTGCCCGACCTGTTCCGCACGGCGGTGGCGCGCGGCGTCCGCTCGCCGGACTGGCCACCGGGCCGCTCCCCCGCGGGCTGCGTCCTCGACCACGCGGGCTACACCGCGCTGCTGCGCGAGCGCACCACGACCTGCACCCTGGCCGCGCACACCACCGAGGCGACGGTGACCGGCGGCACGGGCGGCACGGCCGTCGCCTGGCGGGGCCGCTCCTGCACCCCGCCCACGACGTCCGCGTCGACCCTGGCCTACCCCGACTCCGACGACGACAGCCCGGAGACGGGCGTGGCGGTCTTCACCCGCCGGGGCGACCACCGGGCGACCGGCTGGCTGGCCGCGTACAGCGCGATCACCCCGCCGGAGGAGTCGCCGGAACCGCCGCACCCCCGCCGTCACGGGCTGGGACGCTGA